One genomic window of Candidatus Caccoplasma merdavium includes the following:
- the hypB gene encoding hydrogenase nickel incorporation protein HypB — protein MCDHCGCTPSDSLHHHLHREGIPHDHQHRLTVEKDILSLNDRQAEENRQYFSRCEICAVNIVSSPGAGKTSLLEQTLLPLLRKFPVAVIEGDQHTDNDARRIAATGAICRQINTAQGCHLDAAMVHDALLTLDLPTRSLLFIENVGNLVCPAMFDLGETWRVVVISVTEGDDKPLKYPYIFESARLCVIHKVDLLPYLSCDIGTLRRNLLQVNPSLRIFEISSHTGEGLLSWRRFWEEQVAALPHAL, from the coding sequence ATGTGTGACCATTGTGGCTGTACGCCCTCAGACTCTCTTCATCATCATCTCCACCGGGAGGGAATCCCCCATGACCATCAGCACCGATTGACGGTCGAGAAAGACATTCTCTCCCTCAACGACCGACAGGCCGAGGAGAATCGGCAATATTTTTCCCGTTGTGAAATCTGTGCCGTGAATATCGTCAGTTCGCCCGGAGCCGGGAAAACGTCGCTTCTCGAACAGACCCTCTTGCCGCTCCTGCGGAAATTTCCCGTGGCGGTCATCGAAGGTGACCAGCATACCGACAACGATGCGCGCCGCATTGCGGCAACCGGAGCCATTTGCCGGCAAATCAATACCGCACAAGGGTGCCATCTCGATGCCGCCATGGTGCACGACGCACTCCTGACGCTCGACTTGCCGACACGTTCGTTGCTCTTCATCGAGAATGTCGGCAATTTGGTCTGTCCGGCCATGTTCGATTTGGGCGAGACCTGGCGCGTGGTTGTCATAAGCGTCACCGAGGGTGACGACAAGCCCTTGAAGTATCCGTATATATTCGAGAGCGCCCGGTTGTGCGTCATTCACAAAGTCGACCTGTTGCCCTATTTGAGTTGCGACATCGGGACGTTGAGAAGGAATCTTTTGCAAGTCAATCCCTCCTTGCGCATTTTCGAAATTTCTTCGCACACCGGCGAAGGTCTGTTGTCTTGGCGGCGTTTTTGGGAAGAGCAGGTCGCCGCCTTGCCTCATGCATTGTGA
- a CDS encoding hydrogenase maturation nickel metallochaperone HypA, with the protein MHELSIALSILDLVALEAIKQKAHEVKEIELEVGHWAGVDISALSFSMRAAQRYSPFEKARVTIVEVPPVSHCKVCGCQFAPTHQFCGCPHCHSAETELLQGRELRLKSILVE; encoded by the coding sequence ATGCACGAACTTTCTATTGCACTCAGTATTCTCGATTTGGTCGCATTGGAGGCCATCAAGCAGAAGGCGCACGAAGTAAAGGAAATCGAGCTCGAAGTGGGACATTGGGCGGGGGTCGATATTTCGGCGCTCTCTTTTTCGATGCGGGCGGCGCAACGCTATTCCCCGTTTGAGAAAGCGCGGGTGACCATTGTCGAGGTGCCTCCCGTGTCGCATTGCAAAGTGTGTGGTTGCCAGTTCGCCCCCACCCATCAGTTTTGTGGTTGCCCGCATTGCCATTCGGCTGAAACCGAACTTTTGCAGGGTCGGGAATTGCGCCTCAAATCAATCCTTGTCGAATAA
- the hypF gene encoding carbamoyltransferase HypF produces the protein MEYQIHVRGLVQGVGFRPYVCRLAREMGLAGSVDNDTSGVSIVLQAAPEQESSFMQRLLAELPPVARVDAVEVRSCRETRRLERPFAITPSRDTNEGVTHVSPDIAVCDKCLDDMRTQPHRIDYPFINCTACGPRFSIIRELPYDRSATTMSPFALCPDCSREYRDENDRRFHAEPVACNRCGPGYCMRCPSGLCVDTYAEVRRHLASILLRGGVVALKGVGGYNLIADAFSPAAVARLRALKERPRKPFAVMFRDVVAARRIVALSPQETALLTSWRRPILLARQRGALSPGINEGYCTLGVLLPFQPIHYHIFADTGLEALVFTSGNRKGFPLCADDAEAWRQLGDGVDGFVSYNRAIYNRVDDSVVQYVAGAPRLLRRARGYAPEPLCVGDNVDGVFAAGAERTNHFAIGRGRDVILSPYIGTLRDAAVAALYDDTVGRYTHLFRFEPRVVVCDRHPDYVSTRFAEAYASRRNLPLIRVQHHHAHAAAVMAEYRLFEPVLAVCLDGTGAGDDGCVWGGEFLWTDRAEYRRLSHFPYLPMPGGDAAARQPWRMAVALLHAFRKGARFYPPGFCRRVGEAKVLGVERMCFSQELSPSTSAAGRLFDAVASLLGICDENSYESEAAVLLEQTACRATNRTLRYPLNRQTPLDLSPLFSALLDDVAGGRPAADVAYAFHATLADVVFAETLRLFDRSLFCGVVLSGGVFQNKILSELLCKRFAVQGIPFFLPEKMPVHDGAIAVGQAVVASACRGVD, from the coding sequence ATGGAATATCAGATACACGTCAGGGGCCTGGTGCAGGGTGTCGGGTTCCGTCCCTATGTCTGCCGGTTGGCTCGGGAGATGGGGTTGGCCGGTTCGGTCGATAACGATACCTCCGGAGTGTCGATTGTACTGCAAGCCGCACCCGAACAAGAATCTTCGTTCATGCAACGGCTCCTGGCCGAATTGCCCCCCGTGGCGCGTGTCGATGCGGTCGAGGTGCGGTCGTGCAGGGAGACTCGTCGTTTGGAACGCCCGTTTGCCATCACACCCAGCCGCGATACAAACGAGGGCGTCACGCACGTCAGCCCCGACATTGCCGTGTGCGACAAGTGTCTCGACGACATGCGCACGCAGCCGCACCGCATCGATTATCCTTTTATCAACTGCACCGCATGCGGGCCTCGTTTTTCTATCATCAGGGAGTTGCCTTATGACCGTTCGGCGACAACGATGTCCCCGTTTGCCTTGTGTCCCGACTGTTCCCGCGAATATCGCGATGAAAACGACCGCCGCTTTCATGCCGAGCCCGTGGCCTGCAACCGTTGCGGTCCCGGTTATTGCATGCGTTGCCCGTCGGGGTTGTGTGTCGATACCTATGCCGAGGTGCGTCGCCACCTGGCTTCGATACTCTTGCGTGGAGGGGTGGTCGCCCTGAAAGGCGTGGGGGGATATAACCTGATTGCCGATGCCTTTTCACCGGCAGCCGTGGCACGGCTGCGTGCTTTGAAGGAGCGGCCGCGAAAACCTTTTGCCGTGATGTTCCGTGATGTGGTTGCCGCGCGGCGCATTGTCGCACTCTCCCCCCAGGAAACGGCATTGCTCACGTCGTGGCGCCGTCCCATATTGCTGGCCCGGCAACGGGGCGCATTGTCGCCGGGCATCAATGAGGGATATTGTACCTTGGGGGTGCTCTTGCCTTTCCAACCCATTCACTATCATATTTTTGCCGATACCGGTTTGGAGGCGTTGGTCTTTACCAGCGGCAATCGCAAAGGTTTCCCCTTGTGCGCCGACGATGCGGAGGCTTGGCGGCAGTTGGGCGATGGGGTCGATGGCTTTGTCTCCTATAACCGAGCCATTTATAACCGGGTCGATGATTCGGTCGTTCAATATGTCGCCGGAGCTCCCCGGCTGCTTCGTCGGGCAAGGGGGTATGCTCCCGAACCCTTGTGCGTGGGGGATAATGTCGATGGTGTTTTTGCGGCCGGAGCTGAACGCACCAACCATTTTGCCATCGGGCGCGGACGCGATGTGATACTTTCGCCTTATATTGGGACGCTGCGCGATGCGGCTGTCGCGGCGCTCTATGACGATACGGTCGGACGTTATACGCATTTGTTCCGCTTTGAACCTCGTGTGGTCGTGTGCGACAGGCACCCCGATTATGTCTCGACCCGTTTTGCCGAGGCATACGCCTCCCGTCGGAACCTTCCCTTGATACGGGTGCAGCACCACCATGCCCATGCGGCGGCTGTCATGGCCGAGTATCGGCTCTTCGAACCCGTACTGGCGGTTTGTCTCGACGGAACGGGTGCCGGAGATGACGGTTGTGTGTGGGGCGGAGAGTTCCTATGGACCGACCGTGCCGAATACCGCCGCCTCTCGCATTTCCCATACCTCCCCATGCCCGGGGGCGATGCCGCCGCCCGTCAACCCTGGCGCATGGCGGTCGCTCTCCTGCATGCGTTTCGCAAGGGTGCACGATTTTATCCGCCCGGTTTTTGCCGTCGGGTGGGGGAGGCCAAGGTCTTAGGGGTCGAACGCATGTGCTTTTCGCAGGAACTCTCTCCATCGACCTCGGCGGCGGGGCGATTGTTCGATGCCGTGGCTTCCCTGTTGGGCATATGCGATGAGAACAGTTATGAGTCGGAGGCGGCCGTTCTTCTCGAACAGACGGCCTGCCGCGCGACCAATCGTACCCTGCGCTATCCGCTGAATCGCCAAACGCCTCTCGACCTGTCACCGCTTTTCTCGGCTCTGCTCGACGATGTGGCCGGCGGCCGTCCCGCGGCCGATGTGGCCTATGCCTTTCATGCGACGTTGGCCGACGTCGTTTTTGCCGAGACACTCCGTCTTTTCGACCGTTCCCTTTTTTGCGGGGTGGTGTTGTCGGGCGGCGTGTTTCAGAACAAAATCCTTTCGGAGTTGTTATGTAAAAGGTTTGCGGTGCAAGGCATACCTTTTTTCTTGCCCGAGAAAATGCCCGTTCACGACGGTGCGATAGCCGTGGGACAGGCGGTCGTGGCATCGGCCTGTCGGGGGGTGGATTGA
- a CDS encoding HypC/HybG/HupF family hydrogenase formation chaperone: MCLAIPGKVVAIENADKEKPRMATVDFGGVVRTICIDWVDVQTGEYILAHAGIALTVVNRDDAEAAWDDFEKLFPHNTCHHDGEASDRRH; encoded by the coding sequence ATGTGTTTGGCCATTCCCGGAAAAGTTGTCGCCATTGAGAATGCCGACAAGGAGAAACCGCGCATGGCGACGGTCGACTTCGGCGGCGTCGTGCGTACCATCTGCATCGACTGGGTCGACGTGCAGACGGGAGAATATATCCTGGCTCATGCCGGCATCGCCCTCACGGTGGTCAACCGCGACGACGCCGAAGCTGCTTGGGACGATTTTGAAAAACTTTTTCCACACAACACCTGTCATCATGATGGAGAAGCCAGCGACCGACGCCATTGA
- a CDS encoding class I SAM-dependent methyltransferase: protein MNIAIATDEVRQFFDAQSRSWDSRTPRNPDVLRSLLAWLPMQPGDSVLDVGTGTGVLLPYIRERNPQGVIDAVDLSPGMLAVAKQKYGTDPFLHFIPADVTRESLSRRYHAILLYSVFPHLARRDETVARLVSRNLMPGGFLLIAHTEGRKWLNEMHRNQLSPSMRRDLFPVSVQAQRFRRMGLEVVHAAESDVTYFILLTR, encoded by the coding sequence ATGAATATCGCGATAGCCACCGACGAGGTGCGGCAATTTTTCGATGCCCAAAGCCGCTCATGGGATTCCCGCACCCCGCGAAATCCTGATGTGTTGCGCAGCTTGTTGGCCTGGTTGCCCATGCAGCCGGGCGATTCGGTGCTCGATGTGGGTACCGGGACGGGCGTGCTGTTGCCCTATATCCGGGAACGCAATCCCCAAGGGGTCATCGATGCCGTGGACCTTTCGCCCGGCATGCTGGCCGTGGCGAAACAGAAGTACGGTACCGACCCGTTTTTGCATTTTATTCCGGCCGACGTCACCCGCGAGTCGCTGTCACGCCGTTATCATGCCATTCTACTCTATTCGGTATTTCCCCATTTGGCGCGGCGCGACGAGACGGTGGCACGTTTGGTCTCCCGCAACCTCATGCCCGGGGGCTTCTTGCTGATAGCCCATACCGAAGGGCGCAAGTGGCTCAATGAGATGCACCGCAACCAGCTGTCCCCGTCGATGCGGCGCGATTTGTTCCCGGTGTCGGTGCAGGCACAGCGTTTCCGCCGCATGGGATTGGAGGTCGTCCATGCCGCGGAGTCGGACGTCACCTATTTTATATTGCTCACGCGCTGA